A part of Cryptococcus neoformans var. neoformans JEC21 chromosome 4 sequence genomic DNA contains:
- a CDS encoding pantothenate transporter, putative, producing MGQRDRSSLLDEKLSTAYVVGPDSNSGPAEVPTPASETYVPSKRTWKSYLWSTLDVPRREAIFLTKLDLTLISSAALGVMIRYLDQVNISNAFNSGMKEDLNLYGNELNYANAFWAAAYVIGQIPSNLILTRVNAPRYIAFLELAWTAFTFGTAGVKNTRTLYALRFFVGLFEAGHFPAVMYVCSSYYKPHELARRNTLIQVFTSVGPLFSGFLMAAVFSGLDGKQGWAGWRWMFIVCGCISLPCALWTFFAMPQLPGRAKPNWLFSQEEIDIARARMPTEAKLYTGLFKWKDIKRWHKTWHVYLFPFYFLAAAQIGQAGSSMIFWVKSYNVSGQPAVFSVAEINIIPLGIYLITIVGALAASWISDALPGSSRWPLMVFAALVGVIIPAALGATPVHPANRGTRWALFYLTALSNTAAGVCWTYVNETSRQDPEKRAYVGAMMNAFAYIFTAFIPIFTFPTSKQPYVSTGMFATSGFAAAALLSALAIGYMDHRDKKKASRKWEEQQVVERVDSESGDGKRSSGDVTLDEKA from the exons ATGGGCCAACGTGATCGTTCCTCATTACTGGATGAAAAACTCTCCACAGCTTACGTGGTAGGACCCGACAGCAACTCAGGACCTGCAGAAGTACCCACCCCTGCCTCCGAGACTTATGTCCCTTCTAAACGGACTTGGAAGTCGTATCTTTGGTCAA CGCTTGATGTGCCAAGGAGAGAAGCCATATTCCTCACCAAGCTCGATCTGACACTCATCTCGTCGGCGGCTTTGGGCGTGATGATTCGATACCTTGACCA AGTTAACATTTCCAACGCCTTCA ATAGTGGTATGAAAGAAGACCTCAACTTGTACGGCAACGAACTCAATTACGCCAACGCCTTCTGGGCCGCCGCCTACGTTATCGGTCAAATTCCCAGTAATCTGATACTCACCCGAGTGAACGCGCCGAGATACATCGCTTTTCTCGAGTTGGCTTGGACGGCGTTCACGTTTGGAACAGCCGGGGTGAAGAATACGAGGACGCTCTATGCGCTTAGGTTTTT CGTTGGCCTATTCGAAGCCGGCCACTTCCCAGCGGTCATGTACGTCTGCTCAAGCTATTACAAACCGCACGAACTCGCGAGACGAAACACACTTATCCAGGTGTTCACCTCGGTGGGACCCTTGTTTTCTGGGTTTTTGATGGCGGCCGTGTTTTCGGGTTTGGATGGGAAGCAAGGGTGGGcagggtggaggtggatgttTAT TGTTTGCGGCTGTATCTCCCTCCCTTGTGCACTTTGGACATTCTTCGCTATGCCCCAACTCCCAGGTCGGGCTAAACCAAATTG GTTATTCTCacaggaggagattgacATCGCTCGAGCGAGAATGCCGACAGAAGCTAAGCTGTACACGGGTCTGTTCAAGTGGAAAGATATCAAGAGATGGCATAAGACATGGCACGTTTACCTCT TCCCATTCTATTTCTTGGCGGCTGCGCAGATTGGACAAGCTGGTAGTTCGA TGATCTTCTGGGTGAAAAGTTATAATGTCAGCGGTCAACCCGCAGTATTCAGTGTTGCAGAAATCAATATCATTCCACTTGGG ATCTACCTTATCACGATCGTGGGCGCTCTCGCCGCTTCATGGATCTCCGATGCCCTCCCCGGTTCCTCCCGCTGGCCACTCATGGTTTTTGCAGCCTTGGTGGGAGTCATCATTCCCGCTGCATTGGGAGCTACCCCCGTCCATCCTGCTAACCGTGGTACTCGCTGGGCCTTATTCT ATTTGACGGCTTTGTCGAATACGGCCGCGGGTGTGTGCTGGACGTATGTAAATGAAACGAGCCGTCAAGATCCTGAAAAACGAGCATATGTCGGCGCTATG ATGAACGCATTCGCGTACATCTTCACCGCATTCATTCCCATCTTCACTTTCCCAACCTCGAAACAACCATATGTCTCCACCGGTATGTTTGCAACCTCAGGGTTTGCAGCAGCGGCACTATTATCAGCTTTGGCAATTGGGTACATGGATCATAGGGATAAGAAAAAAGCAAGCAGGAAGTGGGAGGAACAgcaggtggtggagagggtCGATAGTGAGagtggggatgggaagcGTTCGTCAGGGGATGTGACGCTCGATGAAAAGGCGTAG